The following proteins are encoded in a genomic region of Phragmites australis chromosome 9, lpPhrAust1.1, whole genome shotgun sequence:
- the LOC133928051 gene encoding uncharacterized protein LOC133928051, translated as MGLATIPTIMYGSIADDILNIVLEQDQTTHDLYVMAEALFCSNEESHAIILLNEFHSLQQGNLSITTYCKEQKHLTNALYDIYSLITNHTLILNVLYGLRKTMFGAPTMIDM; from the coding sequence ATGGGTCTGGCTACCATCCCTACTATCATGTATGGGTCCATCGCCGACGACATCCTCAACATCGTCCTCGAGCAGGACCAAACAACTCACGATCTCTACGTCATGGCTGAGGCTCTCTTCTGCAGCAATGAGGAGAGTCATGCCATCATTCTATTGAATGAGTTCCACAGCCTCCAACAAGGCAACCTCTCCATCACCACCTATTGCAAGGAGCAGAAGCATCTCACCAATGCTCTCTACGACATTTACTCTCTCATCACCAATCACACCCTCATCCTCAATGTCCTCTATGGCCTAAGAAAAACCATGTTCGGTGCCCCCACGATGATCGACATGTAA